In the Bos taurus isolate L1 Dominette 01449 registration number 42190680 breed Hereford chromosome 21, ARS-UCD2.0, whole genome shotgun sequence genome, one interval contains:
- the LOC616063 gene encoding LOW QUALITY PROTEIN: myeloid-associated differentiation marker (The sequence of the model RefSeq protein was modified relative to this genomic sequence to represent the inferred CDS: inserted 1 base in 1 codon; substituted 1 base at 1 genomic stop codon), translated as MSTQWTSPDPDVMAMMYLCLRLLQLFSMCVAISLVASRATEQGAAGNWSMSIWCFCFTMTLTVFIVECYGFHSHFPFFWFNFPXAYACYTTLLCLSASIIYSIIYVHFLPDGPYQDWVIAASAFSCVTSVLCAIDVACTWVAYGFKEIPCCVLTVPGLLKVLETFVAYVVFACIINTSLYLHQPAXEWCVAVYSICFIPAALAILLNLDEWEYRLPRPYPIFQLVLTLLSILLYVSALVLWLLYQFSEELGGQPQRPNDGNCRDELTYDMCAQDQCLAVAVLTASNLLVYMANLGYWARQVL; from the exons ATGTCCACACAGTGGACATCCCCAGACCCGGACGTCATGGCCATGATGTACCTCTGCCTCCGCCTGCTGCAGCTGTTCTCCATGTGTGTGGCCATCTCCCTGGTGGCCAGCAGGGCCACTGAGCAGGGAGCCGCAGGAAACTGGTCCATGTCCATCTGGTGCTTCTGTTTCACCATGACCCTCACGGTATTCATTGTTGAGTGCTATGGGTTCCATTCCCACTTTCCGTTTTTCTGGTTCAACTTCC TGGCCTATGCCTGCTACACCACCCTCCTCTGCCTCTCAGCCTCCATCATCTACTCCATCATCTATGTCCACTTTCTGCCTGATGGTCCTTACCAGGACTGGGTCATCGCCGCCTCTGCCTTCTCCTGTGTCACATCAGTGCTGTGTGCCATAGATGTGGCCTGCACGTGGGTTGCCTATGGGTTCAAGGAGATCCCCTGCTGTGTGCTCACCGTGCCAGGCCTGCTGAAGGTGCTGGAGACCTTCGTGGCGTATGTCGTCTTTGCCTGCATCATCAACACCTCCCTGTACCTGCACCAGCCGGCCTGAGAGTGGTGTGTGGCCGTGTACTCCATCTGCTTCATCCCAGCAGCCCTGGCCATCCTGCTGAACCTGGATGAATGGGAATACAGGCTGCCCAGACCGTATCCCATTTTCCAGCTAGTGCTCACcctgctctccatcctcctctATGTCAGTGCCCTGGTCCTCTGGCTGCTTTACCAGTTCAGCGAGGAGCTCGGCGGGCAGCCCCAGAGGCCCAATGATGGGAACTGCAGGGACGAGCTCACCTACGACATGTGCGCCCAAGACCAGTGCCTGGCTGTGGCCGTCCTGACAGCCTCCAACCTGCTGGTTTACATGGCCAACCTGGGGTACTGGGCCCGCCAGGTTCTGTAG